The following coding sequences are from one Candidatus Methylomirabilota bacterium window:
- a CDS encoding response regulator — MTGKGKILVVDDEPPVGEVLSEFFTPKGYEVICALGGLEGLSKLEKFQPDVVLLDVRMPDMDGITVLRRIRDANTRVGVLMMSGNTDSEAAKETLQLGAFDYVLKPFDFDYLDRAVHKMLTAAAAPEARAVAGLPPSAAEPSQHGLLYDLAIEVFKATRAMGSEARTTLAPALETAALAAVQKGVSGEKAEVIRALNHLRMLIRFARDLGDFSDSVHRHLEAQIVTARRSVGLG; from the coding sequence ATGACCGGGAAGGGAAAGATCCTCGTCGTGGACGACGAGCCGCCTGTCGGCGAGGTCCTCTCCGAGTTCTTCACGCCCAAGGGCTACGAGGTCATCTGCGCCCTGGGCGGCCTGGAAGGGCTGTCCAAGCTCGAGAAGTTCCAGCCCGACGTGGTGCTCCTCGACGTCCGCATGCCCGACATGGACGGCATCACCGTCCTCCGGCGCATCCGTGACGCCAATACCCGCGTGGGCGTGCTCATGATGAGCGGCAACACCGACAGCGAGGCGGCCAAGGAGACGCTGCAGCTCGGCGCCTTCGACTACGTTCTCAAGCCCTTCGACTTCGACTATCTCGACCGCGCCGTCCACAAGATGCTCACCGCCGCCGCTGCCCCCGAGGCGCGCGCGGTGGCGGGGCTGCCGCCCTCCGCCGCTGAGCCCTCGCAGCACGGCCTGCTCTACGACCTCGCCATCGAGGTGTTCAAGGCCACCCGCGCGATGGGCTCGGAGGCACGGACCACGCTGGCGCCGGCACTCGAGACCGCGGCGCTGGCCGCCGTTCAGAAGGGCGTGTCGGGGGAGAAGGCCGAAGTGATCCGCGCCCTGAATCACCTCCGTATGCTGATTCGCTTCGCGCGCGACCTCGGGGACTTCAGCGATTCGGTGCACCGTCACCTCGAGGCGCAGATCGTCACCGCGCGCCGGTCCGTCGGTCTTGGCTGA
- a CDS encoding class I SAM-dependent methyltransferase — protein MQSLTLGMARLADAVAEELAVLFEGQRVYRLDDPGAARIEGFEPRRGWVPTGDDAAVTVRVTEGECALVVHVGAGHKTGLYLDQRENHRLVAGHAAGRRMLDAFAYTGAFACHALRAGAREALLIESSADAAEGARENLAANDVAARATIREANAFDELRTLAAAHKRFGLVVLDPPPFTRRKDAVDAAARGYKEINLRGLRLLEPGGIVATFSCSHHVTPELFEGVCRAAAGDAGVNVRVLATLGQSRDHPVLLAIPETRYLTGLLLQRV, from the coding sequence ATGCAGAGCCTGACCCTCGGCATGGCCCGCCTGGCCGACGCGGTCGCGGAGGAGCTCGCGGTGCTCTTCGAGGGGCAGCGGGTCTATCGCCTCGACGACCCCGGCGCCGCCCGCATCGAGGGCTTCGAGCCGCGGCGCGGCTGGGTGCCCACGGGAGACGACGCGGCGGTGACCGTGCGGGTGACGGAGGGCGAATGCGCGCTGGTCGTCCACGTCGGGGCCGGGCACAAGACCGGCCTCTATCTCGACCAGCGCGAGAACCATCGCCTGGTCGCCGGCCACGCCGCGGGTCGGCGCATGCTGGACGCGTTCGCCTACACGGGCGCCTTCGCGTGCCACGCGCTGCGCGCCGGCGCGCGCGAGGCCCTCCTCATCGAGTCCTCCGCCGACGCGGCCGAGGGCGCCCGGGAGAACCTCGCCGCCAACGACGTCGCGGCGCGGGCGACGATTCGCGAGGCCAACGCCTTCGACGAGCTGCGCACGCTGGCCGCCGCCCACAAGCGCTTCGGCCTGGTGGTCCTCGATCCCCCGCCGTTCACGCGGCGCAAGGACGCGGTGGACGCGGCCGCGCGCGGCTACAAGGAGATCAATCTCCGTGGCCTGCGCCTGCTCGAGCCGGGCGGGATTGTCGCCACGTTCTCGTGCTCGCACCACGTGACGCCGGAGCTGTTCGAGGGTGTCTGTCGGGCCGCCGCGGGGGACGCGGGCGTCAACGTCCGGGTCCTCGCCACCCTCGGGCAGAGCCGGGACCACCCGGTGCTCCTGGCCATACCCGAGACGCGCTACTTGACGGGGCTGCTGCTCCAGCGGGTCTGA